Within the Catalinimonas niigatensis genome, the region AGGAAAAGCCTGCACAACAAATAGAGTGGGATACTACCCCTCAGAACAAGACGAATAATGTAGCAGATACTCATCCACTGGCTATGAAAAACGGCTTTTATATCATCGCTGGTACTTTCTCTACCCAGGCCAATGCTGAGAAACTAGCTGACAAACTGAAAGCCCAGGGCTTCTTTCCCGAAGTAGGGTATCATAGTGAGAAGCAGTATTTTTATGTCCATATCTTCCAGTCTGCAAATAAAGATGAGGCTTTAAAAGAACTGGAACGCCTCAAGCAAAATGCAGCTTTCCAGCAATCCTGGATACTCAACGTAGAACCCTGATGCGCTTTTGATCAGCATTGTTTAATATTGTGACTCTTCTGAGTCGCTTATGAATATTCTGATTGTCTCCCAACATGCCGGTATGGCCGGTTCTACCTATTCTATCACCTACTTAGCCAAAGGCCTGAGTGAGCGAGGCCATAAGGTTTATGTAGCCTGCCCTGCCAATACGCTGATGCAGCAACTGTTGATAAGCTCCAAAGTACAGCATATCCCCATGCAAATTCGCAATAAACTGGATCGCCAAAATATCCGCCATATCGCCCAGATGGTGAAAGAACATCAGATAGATATCATTGATGCCCAATCCAGCAAAGATCGTTATACTACGATTTTAGCCCGTTGGTATTACAAACTTCCGGTAAAGCTGGTACATACCCGCAGACAATTGGCTTTGAGTGTGGGGATCTTGGGGCAAAGCTGGTTTTATGAGAAAGGAACAGATAAAATCATCGCAGTAAGCAGGGGAGTGAAGCAATCACTGGTAAACATTGGGATCAGCGCTGAACATATTAAAGTGATTTACAATGGCACCCCCCGTGAAAAGTATGATAAGCTTGATCTGCAAAAAGTAAAGGATCTGAAAGAGAAATATGCCATCACAGCGGGAGATTTTGTGATCGGATGTGTAGCCCGTAGAAAAGAGCAGGATCAGCTTCTAAACGCAATCGCTCTCCTGGACCAGCCGGTGAAAGTGATATTTGTTGGCATTGAATCCGAAAAAAACTTTCAGGAAATCATTTCAGGCTATGGTCTGCCTCATAAGGTTCATTTCACCGGGGCTGTTCCAAATACTGAAGTATTGAATTACTATCCTTTGTTTGACATCAAGATACTTCCTTCCAAGATTGAAGGGCTTTCCCAATCTTTACTGGAAGCCATGGCACTCAAAATCCCGGTGATAGCTACTGACCTGGGAGGGAACGGAGAATTAATAGAAGAAGGAAAAAATGGCTATCTATTTGAAAATGAAAATATTCAGCAACTGGCTTCTTTGATTGATCAGTTGCGCCAATCAGAAAACTTAAGAAGACAATTGGGCGAATATGGGCAACATACAGCCTTGGATACCTTTTCTATTGACAGGACCATTCAAAGGCATGAATTGCTCTTTCAGCAATTATGTCAGGACATTCCTTACTGAGAGTTGCTTCTTATGTACACTCTTTTTGCTTCTTCGTAAGCCTGAAGGGCTTTATTTATAGGTATTTCAAGTGCACACCTGAAATGTCCTTCCGGGCAGGCTCTATGGCCATGCTTACCGCAGGGGCGGCAGTATAAGGAGCCTTCAATTTCTACTATCCAGTATAATTCTGACAAAGGATAGAAGCCAAAATCTGTCACCGTAGAGCAGAAAAAAGCGCATACCGGAGCGTTCATTGCAGAAGCCAGGTGCAGAGGAGCCGAATCATTGACATAATTAATGACCGCACCTTTCATCAAGGCCGCGGATTGAAGAAGAGATAACTGACCTGATAAGTTAAATACCCCTTCATGAGTAGCCAGCCTTATTTCTTCACATAATATAAGGTCGCCCGGGGCTCCTAAAAGATACACCGCAATATCCTTAGGAAGTAAACTGATCAATTCTATCCACCTTTCTTTGGGAAACTGCTTAGTAAACCATACCGACGAAGGGCAAAGGCATACATAGGAATTAGCCTGGTATTTTTGGATCAGGGAAAGGTCTTCTTGAGAAGGATATAAAACTGGCCTTCTGCTAAGTCTTTTTTCTTTCAATTCAGGAAAGGCTACTTGCAAAAGTGAGTGATTTCTATCTACTTCATGTACTCCTTTTTCAAAAGGAAAGGGGACAGTTGCCTGATACAAAAACGAAAAAGGGTTGTCTGAAAAACCAGCTTTAAACTTGGCTCCTGAACTCACAGTGAGTAGACCAGTGGAGAAAAACCTGTGAAAATTAATCACTACATCATATTTCTCTTTTCTGATGTTTTGAATGAGCTTGAGAAGGTTTTTATGTTTATTTTCTTTTTTATTCCACACCCAAATTTTATCTACATAAGGATGTCCCTGATAAAGACTTCCACTGTGCTGATTAATCAGAATATCAATGTGAATATCTCCCAAATGAGTTCGCAAATTTTCTATTACCGTAGACAGCAGAATAATATCGCCGATAAAAGACGTTTGAATCAAAAGTATTTTTTGAGAGTTCATGGAGCGCAAATGTGCCTGCTGACTTTTTAAGTAAAAAATTATTATCAACTTTGCCGAAAGTTAATCAAGCTAAGCATGGATAACAAAGCAGTCAAGATATCTGCGGTAATCATTACCTTTAACGAAGAAAAGAACATTGGTCGCTGTATTGATTCACTGCAGGAGGTAGCTGATGAGGTTGTAGTGGTAGATTCATTTTCTACAGATAAGACTAAAGAAATTTGTCTACAGAAAGGTGCAGTCTTTATCGAGCATGCTTTTGAAGGGCATATAGAACAAAAAAACTATGCCCTGACCCAGGCCACTTATGACCATGTCCTTTCCCTAGACGCCGATGAGGCTCTCTCCCCTGAATTGCTGACCAGTATTTTGGCTACGAAGAAAAACTGGATACATGATGGTTACAAATTTAACCGTCTCACCAACTACTGCGGTCGTTGGATCAAACACTGCGGTTGGTACCCTGATACTAAACTCAGGCTCTGGGATAGAAGAAAAGGACAATGGGAGGGCATAAATCCTCATGATAGTTTTAAAATGATACCTGACTCCGTGATCAGACACATCAAGGGAGATTTGTTGCACTATTCGTATTATACTATTGAACAACATGTTATGCAAACCAATAAATTTTCTTCTCTTTTAGCTGAAGAATATAAAAGAAAAGGAAAGAAAGTGTATATACTTATTCATTTTCTTTTGTACCCTGCATTCATTTTCTTTAAAAGGTACATTTTGCAGTTTGGTTTTAGAGATGGGATGGAGGGATTTATTATTTGTAAAAACACTGCTTATTATAAATTCCTTAAATATGCCAAACTCAGAGAAATGAAAAAACAGCAGTTTGACACTCTTTAATATGAAAAAAGGCCTAAAAGTCTCTACTAATCTATTTGCAGTCTTTGAATATATAGTAATCAAGTAGCCAATTCACCCTCGAACAAATTTTACGAATTCGGAAATGTTTAATTATTATGCCCAAACCTAGTTTTGATCGTCCCCTTGCTTCCTGTAATCTATGTAAATCTCCCGATATACATTTATTTGCTTTGGATTATAAAGGGATTCAGATATACAAATGTAATCATTGCAAAGTTGAGTTTATGAATCCTCAGTATACAGATCAATTCTTAACGGATTTTTATAGTAGCTATCAGGAAGGGGATAAAAATCATCACCGATATGGCGAAGCAGAAGAGCTAAGAATAGATCTGCACACCATGAACATCATAGATATTGAAAAATTCGTAAATACAGGTAGTTTCTTATCTGTAGGATGTGGAGGAGCTCATGATCTGAGTGCAGCCCAGGCAAGAGGTTGGGAAGTAGAAGGTTTTGAAGTAGATGAAGCATTTTCCAGACAACTCAGCCAACGATTAGGAATACCAATACGGAGTGGTAACTTCAGCGATTTAGATTATCCTCAAAATCATTATGATTGCGTTTATCTGAATCATGTGATTGAACATCCTAAAAACCCTTCTACTTACCTAAGAAAATCTTACGATCTCTTAAAAAAAGGAGGAGTGATGTACATCGCTTGTCCAAATATTGCTGCTTTATCTGTAAAATTAAAAAAGGTGCTGGAAACACTTCACCTGAAGAAAAAAAAGGGGAGTTATTACGATAGCTGGCAACACCTTTTTTATTATAGCCCTGCTGTCATGAAAAATTTACTGGAATCCGAATATGGCTTTAAAGTCTTGCTGATGGGAAATGACCGTAAATATAAAGCAGGGCAGTCTTCCTTCTCAAAAAATATGGTCAATGCTCAGGCGTATGGTTTCCCATATAAATCCAGCTTCAGATTAATTGCAAAGAAACCCTAGTTTTGCCTACTAAGTTTTTACCAAAAAAAATCTTGCCACATTCTCCAAAAAGATCTCTCTCAGTTCTTCACCTCAGTTCGGAAAAAAGCTGGCGGGGAGGCGAGCAACAAATCGCTTATCTGATAGAAGAACTAAACCAAAAAGATGTAAAAAATGTAGTCGCCTGTCAAAAAGGATCTGCATTTGAAGTTTTTTGCCAGCAAAAGCAATGGGCTTATTATAATTTATCCTTTAAAGGAAGCTTTGACCTTTCTACCAGCCTGGGTATTAATAAAATATGTAAGCAGGAAAAAATTGATCTGATTCATATCCACAGTGCTAAATCTCATGGGTTGGCAGTTCTGTCCCACGTCCTTGGCAACTCAACCCCTCTAATCTTGAGCAGAAGGGTAGATTTTCCAGTGCGTGACAACTTTTTGACTCAGTGGAAATATAATCACCCTGCTATCAAAAAAATTATTTGCGTTTCTCATGCCATAGAAAAGATTGTAAGAAGTAACATTAAATATCCTGATAAATGTCTTACCATTCATAGTGGTATAGATATAGCTCGTTTCAAACATAGTAAAGGCTATTTAAGAAAAACTTTTCAGATACCGAATGATTACATTTTGGTCGGAAATACCTCCGCACTGGCTGGTCATAAAGATTACCCTACTTTTATTCGTACTGCTGAGATTCTTCGCCAGCAGAACATTAAAGCTCATTTTTTTATGATTGGCGATGGACCGGACAAGGAGATATTACAGAACATGATTAGTGAAAAGAATTTGGGCGATCATATCAGCATGACTGGCTTTATGAACAATATCCCCGAAATCCTTCCTGAATTGGATATCTTTTTAATGCCCTCCGAAACCGAAGGCCTTGGCACCAGTATATTAGATGCGTTTGCCTGTAAAGTCGCTGTAGTGGCTACACGCGCTGGTGGCATTCCTGAGATGGTCATCCATGAAAAGACTGGCCTACTTGCTGAAATAAAAGATGTTCAATCATTGGCAGCGCACATTTATCAACTAATCACAGAACCATCTCTTAGGGAAAAGTTGGTAGAAAGCGCTTATCTGCATTTGCTTAAAAACTTTACCAAAGAAAGCATGTCAGCTCGTACATTAGAAATATATCATGATATTCTAAAACACCACTGATCATTCTTTCCAAGCCCACAAGTAACCTGTTTTTCCTTCGTCGAGGGTATCTACTTTAAAGTTTCTTTCTTTTAGAAATTTCTCTAAAGCGCTAGTATTTTCTCTTGCTCCGGTACCAAGATGAGTTTCAATACACATTAGCTGTATTTTATGAAGGTCATGATTAGATGTATTATAGAGTATTTCATATTCAGCTCCTTCACAATCTAATTTTAACAAATCAACAGTATGAAGGTGATTATGGGCCATGATTTGGGCAAGAGTCACACATTCTACTTCAATTTGATGTGTATTATAATCTTTTTCAAACACACTAGCCATAGTTGTATAACCATCTAATTTACTCGCATTTAAAGTGATTTTTCCCTCTTTTGCTCCAATAGCTTTTTGATGGATGTTGAATTCAAAATCAGAATACTTCATCTGATACTGTTTTAAAACACTGAAATTGTAGGGCATTGGCTCGTAGGCAAACACTTTGGAAGATGGAAAATGATAGAATGTATATAGAGAAAAGAAACCTGCATTGGCCCCAATATCTATTACTGTCATACTTTCTTCCTTAAAAATCTCTTTAGGAAATCCTCGCAAATAAATATCATCCAGAAATGATTCCTTAAAAGCTGAAAGCATTGTACGTGGCACTTTTACAGAGAATGAGTTATTAAGTTTAAAAATAAAGCATTCGTCTTTGCTATAAATTTTGAAGAGCAGATAAGATTTCCAATTGGTAATATATTTTACTAAATTTTTATATCTGGTAAATTTATTTTTAGAAGATTGCATTGGATAAAAGTGAAGAGATTAGAAAAAAAAACTCTGCCCAAAACTGAGCAGAGTCCTTTAAATCATAGCACAAAAGATTTAATACCTGTAATAATCTGGCTTGAAAGGTCCTTTGACTTCAACGCCTATGTATTCAGCCTGGTCAGTAGATAAAGTATCCAGTTCCACACCTATTTTAGCCAGGTGCAGCGCTGCTACTTTTTCATCCAGATGCTTGGGCAAAGTGTATACTGCATTCTCATATTTATCAGAGTACTTCCATAGCTCTATTTGTGCCAGTACCTGATTGGTGAATGAGTTGGACATCACAAAAGAAGGGTGACCAGTAGCACAACCCAGGTTGACCAAGCGTCCTTCTGCCAGCAGGATAATTTCCACACCGTTTTCCAGCTCATATAAGTCTACCTGAGGCTTGATTTCGGTTTTGTTCTTGGCGTTTTTATTAAGCCACGCCACATCAATCTCATTATCAAAGTGTCCGATGTTACAAACGATCGCCTTATCCTTCATATTTTTGAAGTGACGATTTACCAGAATATCTTTGTTTCCGGTAGCCGTAACAATGATATCCGCACGCGGAACCGCGTCATCCATTTTTTTCACTTCAAAACCGTCCATTGCAGCCTGTAAAGCACAGATAGGATCAATTTCAGTCACAATAACCCTTACACCGGCCCCCCTCAATGACTGCGCAGACCCTTTACCTACATCACCATATCCGGCTACTACGGCTACTTTTCCGGCAAGCATCACGTCAGTAGCTCTTCTAATCGCATCTACCAAAGATTCTTTACAACCGTATTTGTTGTCAAATTTTGATTTGGTCACTGAGTCGTTGACATTGATGGCAGGCATGGGCAGGGTACCTTTTTTCATGCGCTCATACAAGCGATGTACTCCGGTAGTCGTTTCTTCTGATAATCCACGGATGTCCTTTACAAACTCAGGATACTGATCAAGCACCATATTGGTAAGATCACCTCCGTCATCAAGGATCATGTTGAGGTGGATTTTCTTTTCATCATCAAAGAAAAGAGTCTGCTCAATACACCAGTTAAACTCTTCTTCCGTCATGCCTTTCCAGGCAAACACAGGCACTCCAGCGGCAGCAATGGCAGCAGCAGCATGATCCTGGGTAGAGAAAATGTTACAGGAAGACCAGGTTACTTCTGCTCCCAATTCAATCAGCGTTTCTATCAAAACAGCCGTCTGGATGGTCATGTGCAGGCATCCGGCAACTCTCGCTCCCTGGAGAGGTTTGCTGGGACCATATTCTTCACGAAGTGCCATAAGACCAGGCATTTCGGCTTCAGCCAGCCTGATTTCTTTTCTGCCCCAGTCGGCAAGCGAAATATCTTTTACTTTGTAGCGAACTTTTTCTTCTACCATTTGGATTTTCTTTTACTAAGTGCTTAAAATTATTTGGCAAAATTACGACATATTACTTCAACTTCAAATCAACCTAAACGTTATGAAAAAGTTGGGTTACTTAAAATAAACAATTTCTTTAAGATTATATGCCTTAACACCGGGGTCACGATTTACCAATAATAGACCATCTTCACGTATACCTATAATCTTGCCCTTAAAATTCCCCGCATCATCTTGAAAGATATGCCATTCGTTGTGCCAGTAGAGTTGGGCTGAGTAGTCTTGTTTAAGTTTTTCTAATTCCCGGGATTTAAGCTGAAAATATCGCTCTTCCAGATTCATAGCAACATCCTTTAATAATTCAAACCTATTCCATGGAGTATTGGTGATGGATTTTAGAGAGGTTGCCTTAATATTTTCAAAATATAACTGATTTACATTAATGCCTATGCCGATGGCACTGGATTGAATCATATTGACTTTCAGGTTGTTCTGAATCAGAATACCGCATAGTTTATGATCATCATAATAAAGATCGTTGGGCCATTTTATTTTAAGCCGCTCGGAGAGTAGCTCTCCCAAATGCAGCTTTAGGCTATCAGAAATGGCTAATGAGGTGATAATATTGAGATAAAACTGATGTTGCACCGGCAGGTCCGGGAAAAGGGCAATCGTAAAAGTAAGGTTTAAGCCGGGAGAAGCATCCCATTTTGCACTTCGCTGCCCTCGGCCAGCCGTCTGAAAATCAGCCATGATAATTGCGCCGTTCTCGAGTTCTGATTCTCCCAACTTTTGCATAACCACTGCGTTGGTAGAATCACATACAGGCAAATGCAAGAATTGTCGGCCTATGAATTGCGTGTTGAAAGAATTTATGGGCAAGTTTTAGTAATATTGTAGTTCAGTTTCAACTTTTGAAAAAACAAGGTATAAATATTTCATGAATTCAGAAGATCTTAGTAAAGTTGTAGTGCTTGGCATGCAGGAAAAAAAAGCTGAAGACATCGTGCTGATGGATTTACGCAAAGTAAAAAATGCTATTGCTGACTATTTTGTTATCTGCTCTGGAAACTCTGACACGCATATTGATGCAATTTCTGAGGCCATAGAGAAAGAAATCCACAAAAATAATAGAGAAAATCCCTGGCATAGAGAAGGAAAAGAGAATAAAGAGTGGGTCTTACTCGACTATGTGGATGTGGTAGTGCATGTTTTCAAAAAAGATCGCAGGGATTTTTATGCCCTGGAAGAACTTTGGGGAGATGCAAAAATCACAGAGGTAGAATCAGAGCCTCAGTTAAAAACTTTGTATAAATAATAGTGTTCTAGAGTTAGTTTTGTTAAACCTGGATTAGAAAAGGAATTAAATGGCAAATAATACCAAAAGGAAAAAAAAACCCATCAGTAAGCCGCCGCAGAGACCCAATTATCAAATTTGGATCATTCTTTCGCTGGTGCTGCTTATCTTCGCCATCACTTATCTGAACAAAAATTCTTCTGCCATAGAAATAGGTCAGCGGCAATTTGATAAGATGTTGCGAGAGGGTGATGTAAAAGATGCAGTATTGGTAAGAAATCAGAATCTGGTAGAAGTTACCCTGACTGATGATGCACTGAAAGAGCCTGAATACCAAAATGAAATAGAGGAGCAAAATCCTTTCTCTGCTTCTAACGGCCCTCATTACAAACTCAAAATACCAAATCCGGATATATTTGATAAAAACTTTGAGGAGGCTCAGGCCGATCTCCCTCCCGAAGATAGAATTGACTATAAGGTAGAAGAGCGTTCAGATATTACCAGCTTTTTACTAAACTGGGGATTTCTGTTCCTGATACTCTTTGGCTTCTGGTTTCTGATGCGCCGTATGGCCGGCGGTGGAGGTCCGGGCGGGCAGATATTCAATATTGGCAAGTCTAAAGCTGCACTTTTTGATGCAGAAAACCGGGTAAATATCACATTTGATAATGTAGCGGGTCTGGATGAGGCTAAGGAAGAAATTCGCGAAATCGTAGAGTTTCTTAAGAATCCTTCTAAGTATACCAATCTAGGAGGTAAGATACCCAAAGGAGCCCTTTTGGTGGGTACTCCTGGTACCGGTAAAACTTTGCTTGCCAAAGCAGTCGCCGGTGAAGCAGGTGTTCCGTTTTTCTCCCTGTCAGGTTCTGACTTTGTAGAGATGTTTGTAGGAGTAGGTGCTGCCCGTGTACGTGATTTGTTCAAGCAAGCCAAAGAAAAAGCACCTTGTATCATCTTCATAGATGAGATAGATGCTGTAGGCCGTGCCCGTGGCAAAGGCGCTATGCCTGGCTCTAACGATGAGCGTGAAAATACATTGAACTCGCTTCTAGCAGAGATGGATGGTTTTTCTACTGATTCGGGAGTCATTATTCTGGCAGCTACCAATCGTCCCGATGTACTGGACTCTGCCTTATTACGCCCCGGCAGATTTGACCGCCAGATTTCTATTGACAAACCTGATATTGTAGGTCGTGAAGCCATCTTTAAGGTACATCTTAAGCCTATCAAAGTTTCTAAAGATGTGAATCCTAAGAAACTTGCCGCACAAACACCAGGTTTTGCAGGTGCCGAGATTGCCAATATTTGTAACGAAGCAGCCCTAATCGCTGCGCGTCGTAACAAGAAAATGGTAGAAACACAGGATTTCTATGACGCTATAGACAGAGTTATCGGTGGATTGGAGAAAAAGAATAAGATTATTTCTCCTGAAGAGAAAACCATTGTAGCATATCATGAGGCCGGCCATGCAATTGCCGGCTGGTTTCTGGAACATGCTGATCCTTTGGTAAAAGTAAGTATTGTACCTCGTGGCGTAGCTGCATTAGGATATGCGCAGTACTTACCCAGAGAGCAGTTCCTTTACACTACAGAGCAAATGCTTGACCAGATGTGTATGGCCCTGGGCGGTAGAGCCGCCGAAGAAGTCATTTTTGGAAAAATATCTACCGGAGCACAAAACGATCTGGAGCGAATCACCAAGATGGCCTACAGCATGGTTACCATTTATGGTATGAATGATAAGATTGGTAATATTTCTTTTCATGATTCTCAGCAGGGAGATTATAACTTCAACAAACCTTATTCTGAAGCTACCGCTCAGACGATAGATGAGGAAGTGAGAAAAATCATCACCGATTCTTATAATCGCACCAGACAATTGCTGATGGATAAAAAAGAGCAATTAGAAATATTGGCTAAAGAACTCCTGGACAAGGAAATCCTTTTTCAGTCTGACTTGGATCGTTTGATCGGCAAAAGACCGTTCAGTAGGCCGACAAACTATCAGGCTTATACTGAAGGTGAAGGTGAGCATGAAAGTGAGAAAGAATCAGAGAGTAAAGAATCTGCCAAAGATACTACTGAAGCTAAGTCTAAGGAAAAAGCGCCTAAAGCTCAACCGAATGGCAAGGAGAGTAAAGATGAAAAAGAAGAAACTTCAGTAGAGGAAAATAAGAATACTTAAGTTTTAATAATAATTATTCAAAAAAGAGCTGTCTAAACACAGCTCTTTTTTTTTGAGCAAGTTTTCTTTCCATAGCTTATAAAAGTTACTCTATCAAATTACCTTTGCGGGCATTATGCAAGCCAATCCAGCCTTTCGTTTCAATCTTACGGAAAATAAAAAAATATACTTCGCTTCAGATTTCCATTTGGGTACTCCTACATATCAGGAAAGCAGGGCGAGAGAAAAAATCATCATCCGTTGGCTTGATAGCATACTTTATGATGCAGAAGCGATTTTCCTGCTAGGTGATTTGTTTGACTTCTGGTTTGAATACAAGTACAGCGTTCCCAAGGGTTTTATCCGTTTCCTGGGCAAACTCGCAGAAATCAGGGATCAAGGCATTCCAGTTATCATATTCACTGGTAATCACGACATGTGGATGTTTGATTATTTTCGTCAGGAACTAAACGTGCCTATTATCAAAGAGCCCGTTAGCATTCAAATCAATGATCAGCTACTACATATCGGACATGGTGACGGCCTGGGAGGTGGTGACAATACCTTTAAATTTTTAAAAAAAATCTTTCATTCTCGTTTGAGCCAAAGACTTTTTGCTGCCATCCATCCTCGCTGGGGAATGGGGCTCGCCCATCAATGGTCGCGACACAGTCGTAAAAAAAACATGAAACTTGATGAATCATTTAAGGGCAAAGAATATGAGTGGATTTATCAGTACTGTCTTGAGGTAGAAGCAAAAAAACACCATGATTATTATGTCTTTGGTCATCGTCATCTTGCACTGAATATACCACTACATGATCACAGCCGTTACTTTAATATCGGTGAATGGATCAGTTTCAAAACCTATGGGGTACATGACGGAAAAGAATTTATGCTCAAAACTTTTGCATAGTAAGGCTCTACTGTTTCTTATTTTCTTTTTGTTCAATTTTCAAATTTTTGCTCAGAACAGAGCTCTACAGGTGGGACATCTTTTAGATAGTCTGGCTTTGCATAATGTAACCACTGTCTCTCACGATGCCCTCGGAAATCTGTACCTTTCTACCGCTGATGGAGCTTTGATGAAGCTTAATAAACAACTGGTCGTAGAACAAAATCATTCCTCTGTTTATATCCCCCGGCTTACTTCACTTGAGGCTGCTCAGATGCTCAAAGTATTCACTTTTTATCAGAACAGCCAGCAGTTTCAGTTCTTTGACCGTTTTCTTACGCCCTCGCCCACCAATACCATAAAAACCAAAATGCCCAGTCATTTTAGCGCCGCTACGCTTAGCAATGATCAGATGATCTGGTTATATGACGACACGCATTTGCAGCTAATAAAGTACAATCCTATTTTGGAAGAGGTAATACTCAAAATAGATATACAATACTTTCTTCCTGTCAATGCTCAGGTAAAAGCGCTGAAAGAATATGGAAACAGGCTTTATCTTTGGCAGAATAATGAGTTACTGGTATTTGACTTTCTAGGCAACCTTATTCAAAAATTGCCTGTTGATATAAGTAAGCCCTTCAGCTTTTATGAAAATCAGCTTTATTATTCAGAAGGGACGCAGGTTTGTGGGTATGATCTGAGTACAATGCAACAAAAAAGATACAGTTTTCCTCTCTCCCAGGAAATCCGTTTTGTAATAAGAATAGAAAGTCATTTTTTTTTATTTACCAAAGATCAACTTAAGGTTTTTGAATTTGAACCTTAACTCAACTTCTCCAATATCAAAATATTGTGACTTCATGATTTTTTTTGATAATATTTCTTACTTTTGACAAGCATGATGAAAAACTACGCACATCTTATAATTTGTACGCTATTAAGCATTGTTTTTTGTTTAATGGGCTCCCAATTAAAGGCTCAGGATGTGGCTGTTTATCAACTTCCCCTTGTACTTCAAGACACTTCAATTCAGGAGAGAGTAGTAGATGAAACAAATCTGAAGTACAGCAAAAACCTTCTAAATCAGGACTTTGACTTTGAACTCAATCCCCTTGCTCAAGGTAAGTTTTCGCTTAACATGCTACAGGACACCAAAGCCATGGTTTCCATCAAAGTATATGATATCATAGG harbors:
- a CDS encoding T9SS type A sorting domain-containing protein codes for the protein MGSQLKAQDVAVYQLPLVLQDTSIQERVVDETNLKYSKNLLNQDFDFELNPLAQGKFSLNMLQDTKAMVSIKVYDIIGNLVYEENVKIRGSFKKEFDLSFLKTKFFIVEVGNKDFNKTKSIVVS
- a CDS encoding biotin--[acetyl-CoA-carboxylase] ligase yields the protein MPINSFNTQFIGRQFLHLPVCDSTNAVVMQKLGESELENGAIIMADFQTAGRGQRSAKWDASPGLNLTFTIALFPDLPVQHQFYLNIITSLAISDSLKLHLGELLSERLKIKWPNDLYYDDHKLCGILIQNNLKVNMIQSSAIGIGINVNQLYFENIKATSLKSITNTPWNRFELLKDVAMNLEERYFQLKSRELEKLKQDYSAQLYWHNEWHIFQDDAGNFKGKIIGIREDGLLLVNRDPGVKAYNLKEIVYFK
- the ftsH gene encoding ATP-dependent zinc metalloprotease FtsH, giving the protein MANNTKRKKKPISKPPQRPNYQIWIILSLVLLIFAITYLNKNSSAIEIGQRQFDKMLREGDVKDAVLVRNQNLVEVTLTDDALKEPEYQNEIEEQNPFSASNGPHYKLKIPNPDIFDKNFEEAQADLPPEDRIDYKVEERSDITSFLLNWGFLFLILFGFWFLMRRMAGGGGPGGQIFNIGKSKAALFDAENRVNITFDNVAGLDEAKEEIREIVEFLKNPSKYTNLGGKIPKGALLVGTPGTGKTLLAKAVAGEAGVPFFSLSGSDFVEMFVGVGAARVRDLFKQAKEKAPCIIFIDEIDAVGRARGKGAMPGSNDERENTLNSLLAEMDGFSTDSGVIILAATNRPDVLDSALLRPGRFDRQISIDKPDIVGREAIFKVHLKPIKVSKDVNPKKLAAQTPGFAGAEIANICNEAALIAARRNKKMVETQDFYDAIDRVIGGLEKKNKIISPEEKTIVAYHEAGHAIAGWFLEHADPLVKVSIVPRGVAALGYAQYLPREQFLYTTEQMLDQMCMALGGRAAEEVIFGKISTGAQNDLERITKMAYSMVTIYGMNDKIGNISFHDSQQGDYNFNKPYSEATAQTIDEEVRKIITDSYNRTRQLLMDKKEQLEILAKELLDKEILFQSDLDRLIGKRPFSRPTNYQAYTEGEGEHESEKESESKESAKDTTEAKSKEKAPKAQPNGKESKDEKEETSVEENKNT
- the rsfS gene encoding ribosome silencing factor, whose protein sequence is MNSEDLSKVVVLGMQEKKAEDIVLMDLRKVKNAIADYFVICSGNSDTHIDAISEAIEKEIHKNNRENPWHREGKENKEWVLLDYVDVVVHVFKKDRRDFYALEELWGDAKITEVESEPQLKTLYK
- a CDS encoding UDP-2,3-diacylglucosamine diphosphatase, giving the protein MQANPAFRFNLTENKKIYFASDFHLGTPTYQESRAREKIIIRWLDSILYDAEAIFLLGDLFDFWFEYKYSVPKGFIRFLGKLAEIRDQGIPVIIFTGNHDMWMFDYFRQELNVPIIKEPVSIQINDQLLHIGHGDGLGGGDNTFKFLKKIFHSRLSQRLFAAIHPRWGMGLAHQWSRHSRKKNMKLDESFKGKEYEWIYQYCLEVEAKKHHDYYVFGHRHLALNIPLHDHSRYFNIGEWISFKTYGVHDGKEFMLKTFA